The region CGCCTCCCCCTCTGAAGAGTCGAGCTGCACAGAAATTATGAAGTTTCAGACCGCAGGAACATATCTGACCCTAAGAGAAAGATCAAACATCGGCAAATATTATTAAAGACTCCAAAAGTCTTGcagttgttaaaggaacacattgcctttggctggtcgagttggtctataaaaagcgtttgaaaccatttgttatgaaatccatagaaagatgttttcataatagaatataatgatccacacaaatatgccttgaaattgcactaTTTTCCTtagtttttgactccacaaaatggccgaccgtgacaGTTCGCACAGTAGAAagaaccacgcaatttcgaggcatattatttgtgtggatcattatattctacttttaaagcatctttATAACCATGTGCATTTAGAAACATACGGTTTCAACTGcttttcattgaccaactcgcccaatccgTGTCCCTATGAAGCTTTCGTTCTTAGAAAACCTTATGAATCTACTCAAGTAATTActttcctttgaaaatatcatTTCCACAATGAAACCCCGACTTGAAAAAGGAAAGACAGCAAAGATTTGTACAATAGACCGTactgaatatgacgtcaccattaaaaaaacctgccctacaacatggcgtctgtgagagTGTGCATACGTGTGCCAttgaaatcaaaccgggaacgcaGCATGCTGCGACAAgtgcgactattgattgcttagacGAGTCGCGACTACCGTATGTCAACAGAGACGCACGGATTTCTatgcgcggcgcacagtataggcctatgaacaacctccttttgacctctaggtgagggcgccctactgaaatgacgtcatgtgcataaggtctattatacaatgaatatttgggttttaaaatatttgcatACCTTGAGAACGATTTCTTTGCAGAGATGACAGTGTCTGATATCCTCTTCGTAGACATCTGTAAGGTAGTGCTCTAGCTCCATGATGGCGCGGGGGGCTAACGAAATCTCACCCTGActctgataaaatcacaagattTGGATGGTTTATTTATACTACTGCCAAAGATGCAAACCATCATGATAGTTAAGCAATAATAACAAGCAATCAAAAATTAACAATCTACAAAGCAAttagaaaagaaataaatagCCTATGAAGCGAAGTAAGtatgaaaaaaagtgttttgagTGATGTTTTGAAATCGGGAAGTGAATTAGCATGacgtatttaaaggcagtggacactattggtaattgtcaaaatccagtcttctcacttggtgtttctcaacatgcataaaataggctaacaaacctgtgaaaatttgaacttgattaatcgcgagataactatgaaagaaaaaaacacaaagttgtgtgctttcagatgcttgatttcgagacctcaaattctaaacttgagaggtcttgaaatcaaatttgaggaaaattacttctttctcgaaaactacgtcactgcatagggagccgtttctcacaatgttttatattatcaacctcttcccattactcgttaccaagtgaggttttatgctgataattattttgagtaatcaccaatagtgtccactgcctttaaacagtgttCCAAAGGTGTCGTGGTGCTGCTGCATAAAAACCTTTGGAGAATGAAGTGTATCTGGTTTTAGGTTTAGTGAGAATCCTTGTATCTGAGCTTGAGCGGAGTGTGCGAGTTGGCTGGGAATAAACAAGATGGCTCAAATCCTAACATACCTCAGTCAGCCATTTCTCTTTGATCAGTCTTCTAAGGATGCTCTGAGCTTCTTCTTTGGATATTTTCTCTTTGATATGGCTCGTAAGATTCAAGACATCGGTGGAGGAGGCCATACCTGTGTCAGACTCaacgatcagatcgagctggagAGAAAAATCAATTTAAGAAAGTAAACCACCGTCAGAAAGAAAGACATAATTTGTCATGGATTGATTGTAACAAAGAAGCACAAAATATAGGAACGTAATGACTTTGACCTAGAGACCAAGGTAATCTCGAACCAGTGGTGTAACAATCCAAAGTTTTGATCagatgctctgattgtcttcaagaGAAGACTGGCACTGATGCCGAGTGCTGCTTTAAAggtttttgataccttttgtagatcaactttttggccatgacatgaatccctactcactgtgaatgaagatctATGCAtgttacctgtagaagtttcagcttcattagtcgtcaagtttttgagaacaaaatgtgaaaatcaaTGTCGCGTGAATCTGTTGTcaatgcttaaataatttttgttttatagagacaaaattattttcatgaaattgttttactaaaaaaactacagcacttcagcaagtaatattcttagggaagctttctaccatcattatctttaaaagccattatacactttcggaacagaaaaaaaaaaaaaaaaagttcacagatttacaaataacttacagggtttacagaaggtaatggtaaaagacttctcttgaaatattattccatgaaatgctttactttttgagaaaacattaaaacaagtatcaattctcgacatcgagaattacggattatagttaacacatgtcatgacacggcgaaacgtgcaggaacaagggtgggttttctcgttattttctcccgactccgatgaccgattgagcctaaattttcacaggtttgttattttatatagaagttgtgataaacaaagtgtggaccttggacattactgtttacttaaagtgtccaatggctttaaatcatgTAAGCTCAATGTAAGTCTTgggacgttgtgttttgtgtcgtacaaaaagtacccacacccttaaaataaaattgatctAAGTTTAGTTCCAACAAGAATAATCCAATCACTCACTATTTTCTTGAAGAGTTCAAGGTCATTCTTTTGGTAGTCCGATGACAGCCTCCCAAGCTCCGACTCGGTAGTCCTAACCAGAGCAAACATCAGCTTCCCCGTTTCTTCATCTTTCTTGGACCTTATCTCCATTCCTAAACTGTTGATGTTGGTGTTGATGGCCTCCAAGAAGTTGCGAAGACACTCCTTTGTAGCTTCATAATTCACTGTTTAGAATGCAACATTAAAGTTCATAGGACTGCAGGCCCAATACAAATAACGAAAGATTTTATCTAAATTGtgatttgataataataaaaaaaaaatagagattTACCATCAAATGTCTCGCAAGCAAACTTGTGTAGTTCGTTCACCTCTGCGGAGGACATCACTCCCCGGGAGAGGAAGGACTGAAGGGCAAGTCTATGAGCATCACTGCTCCTGGTGGTCGCCATTCTAGTTGAGAAAGTTCAGTGCTGAAAAACAAACTGAGAAAAATTTCCGAATAAGTTAAGGAAACTTGAAGATTcttacaactacatgtagtagttCTATTCTACTCTAGTCACTGGCAGGGCCAAATTAAGCTGAGTGTTAATTAAATTATGTATTGTCACCAAAAAAAATGgggttatttgttttgttttaaattaataagACAAACAAAGCACTAGCCACTTTCACACAACACAACTtcagtaaaaaatgttaaatcatataa is a window of Asterias rubens chromosome 21, eAstRub1.3, whole genome shotgun sequence DNA encoding:
- the LOC117304414 gene encoding non-structural maintenance of chromosomes element 1 homolog, which produces MATTRSSDAHRLALQSFLSRGVMSSAEVNELHKFACETFDVNYEATKECLRNFLEAINTNINSLGMEIRSKKDEETGKLMFALVRTTESELGRLSSDYQKNDLELFKKILDLIVESDTGMASSTDVLNLTSHIKEKISKEEAQSILRRLIKEKWLTESQGEISLAPRAIMELEHYLTDVYEEDIRHCHLCKEIVLKGQICSCGLKLHNFCAARLFRGGGDLKCPKCQESWDYDILPDNRDAPSSSSAVTTGRKRKDRN